From Glycine soja cultivar W05 chromosome 4, ASM419377v2, whole genome shotgun sequence, the proteins below share one genomic window:
- the LOC114410323 gene encoding mitochondrial carrier protein MTM1-like isoform X1 — translation MADSERIQNSWMASDQTAIEMSGEGTGSRECSSLPPPPQKPFNSDQLGIGERAFSAAGAAFLSAIIVNPLDVAKTRLQAQAAGVAYSHPLSNMTSRMACFGPNMIFADLKCSPSCHRAGFQGTVSICPPECFRYKGTLDVIYKIIKQEGISRLWRGTNAGLALAVPTVGIYLPCYDILRNWLEEFTAKKAPTTTTYVPLVAGSLARSLACTTCYPIELAKTRMQAFKETQIGKKPPGVIQTLLGVVSNVKSTNTPQNSLQGYRVLWTGMGAQLARDVPFSAICWSTLEPTRRKLLGLIGGDDANALSVLGANFGAGFVAGTLAAGATCPLDVVKTRRQIERDPVRALKMTTRQTLMEVWRDGGLKGLFTGVGPRVGRAGPSVGIVISFYEVVKFVLHHQYT, via the exons ATGGCGGATTCAGAGCGAATCCAAAATTCGTGGATGGCTTCGGATCAAACTGCAATTGAAATGAGCGGCGAGGGCACAGGTTCCAGGGaatgctcttctctccctccgCCGCCGCAAAAACCATTCAATTCTGATCAATTGGGAATCGGAGAACGAGCTTTCTCCGCCGCCGGCGCCGCCTTCCTCTCCGCCATCATTGTCAATCCCCTCGACGTTGCCAAG ACAAGGTTGCAAGCACAAGCGGCAGGGGTCGCATATTCTCATCCACTCAGTAATATGACCAGTAGAATGGCTTGTTTTGGGCCAAATATG ATATTTGCTGATTTAAAATGTTCTCCATCATGCCACCGGGCTGGATTCCAGGGCACAGTGTCCATTTGTCCTCCCGAGTGTTTTCGCTACAAAGGAACACTAGATGTTatctacaaaattataaaacag GAGGGAATTTCTAGGCTATGGAGAGGCACAAATGCTGGCCTGGCTCTTGCAGTACCAACT GTGGGAATATACCTTCCTTGCTATGACATACTCCGCAATTGGTTGGAGGAATTCACAGCTAAAAAGGCACCAACCACAACTACTTATGTACCTCTAGTAGCTGGTTCATTGGCACGCTCTCTAGCTTGCACTACTTGCTACCCTATTGAACTTGCTAAAACTCGTATGCAG GCATTTAAAGAGACTCAAATTGGTAAAAAGCCTCCTGGAGTGATCCAGACTCTGCTAGGTGTTGTTTCAAATGTCAAGAGCACAAACACTCCACAGAACAGCT TGCAAGGTTATCGTGTTTTGTGGACTGGCATGGGAGCTCAACTTGCCCGTGATGTACCCTTCTCTGCTATTTGTTGGTCGACACTTGAACCG ACTAGAAGAAAACTTCTTGGTTTGATTGGAGGTGATGATGCCAATGCATTGAGTGTTCTTGGGGCAAATTTTGGAGCTGGGTTTGTTGCAGGAACCTTAGCAGCTGGAGCCACATGTCCGCTAGATGTTGTAAAAACTCGAAGGCAGATAGAG AGGGATCCTGTTAGGGCATTGAAAATGACTACAAGACAGACACTGATGGAGGTGTGGAG AGATGGAGGCTTGAAAGGATTGTTTACAGGTGTTGGTCCACGAGTTGGTCGAGCAGGCCCCTCTGTTGGAATTGTGATTTCATTTTATGAAGTTGTAAAGTTTGTTCTACATCATCAGTACACATAA
- the LOC114410323 gene encoding mitochondrial carrier protein MTM1-like isoform X2 produces the protein MADSERIQNSWMASDQTAIEMSGEGTGSRECSSLPPPPQKPFNSDQLGIGERAFSAAGAAFLSAIIVNPLDVAKTRLQAQAAGVAYSHPLSNMTSRMACFGPNMGTVSICPPECFRYKGTLDVIYKIIKQEGISRLWRGTNAGLALAVPTVGIYLPCYDILRNWLEEFTAKKAPTTTTYVPLVAGSLARSLACTTCYPIELAKTRMQAFKETQIGKKPPGVIQTLLGVVSNVKSTNTPQNSLQGYRVLWTGMGAQLARDVPFSAICWSTLEPTRRKLLGLIGGDDANALSVLGANFGAGFVAGTLAAGATCPLDVVKTRRQIERDPVRALKMTTRQTLMEVWRDGGLKGLFTGVGPRVGRAGPSVGIVISFYEVVKFVLHHQYT, from the exons ATGGCGGATTCAGAGCGAATCCAAAATTCGTGGATGGCTTCGGATCAAACTGCAATTGAAATGAGCGGCGAGGGCACAGGTTCCAGGGaatgctcttctctccctccgCCGCCGCAAAAACCATTCAATTCTGATCAATTGGGAATCGGAGAACGAGCTTTCTCCGCCGCCGGCGCCGCCTTCCTCTCCGCCATCATTGTCAATCCCCTCGACGTTGCCAAG ACAAGGTTGCAAGCACAAGCGGCAGGGGTCGCATATTCTCATCCACTCAGTAATATGACCAGTAGAATGGCTTGTTTTGGGCCAAATATG GGCACAGTGTCCATTTGTCCTCCCGAGTGTTTTCGCTACAAAGGAACACTAGATGTTatctacaaaattataaaacag GAGGGAATTTCTAGGCTATGGAGAGGCACAAATGCTGGCCTGGCTCTTGCAGTACCAACT GTGGGAATATACCTTCCTTGCTATGACATACTCCGCAATTGGTTGGAGGAATTCACAGCTAAAAAGGCACCAACCACAACTACTTATGTACCTCTAGTAGCTGGTTCATTGGCACGCTCTCTAGCTTGCACTACTTGCTACCCTATTGAACTTGCTAAAACTCGTATGCAG GCATTTAAAGAGACTCAAATTGGTAAAAAGCCTCCTGGAGTGATCCAGACTCTGCTAGGTGTTGTTTCAAATGTCAAGAGCACAAACACTCCACAGAACAGCT TGCAAGGTTATCGTGTTTTGTGGACTGGCATGGGAGCTCAACTTGCCCGTGATGTACCCTTCTCTGCTATTTGTTGGTCGACACTTGAACCG ACTAGAAGAAAACTTCTTGGTTTGATTGGAGGTGATGATGCCAATGCATTGAGTGTTCTTGGGGCAAATTTTGGAGCTGGGTTTGTTGCAGGAACCTTAGCAGCTGGAGCCACATGTCCGCTAGATGTTGTAAAAACTCGAAGGCAGATAGAG AGGGATCCTGTTAGGGCATTGAAAATGACTACAAGACAGACACTGATGGAGGTGTGGAG AGATGGAGGCTTGAAAGGATTGTTTACAGGTGTTGGTCCACGAGTTGGTCGAGCAGGCCCCTCTGTTGGAATTGTGATTTCATTTTATGAAGTTGTAAAGTTTGTTCTACATCATCAGTACACATAA